One stretch of Variovorax sp. 54 DNA includes these proteins:
- a CDS encoding bifunctional cytochrome P450/NADPH--P450 reductase, whose protein sequence is MAGKNSLHPIPHPAKKPFVGNLLSIGSDSPVLDMWKIAQDLGGIYWLDMPGMPVIVVSSPALVDELCEEPRFDKSTRGALRRLRAASHGLFTSDTHEETWSKPHNILLANFSQRAMQAYHPMMLDIAGQLVTKWERLNFDEEVDVVRDMTALTLDTIGLCGFGYRFNSFYREGFHPFVDAMVRTLETVQNRRGLPLEELMLKKELAQQRKDIRYMHKMVEDIIEERRASGADIATKPDLLSYMIAGVDKKSGEKLTDKMIRDECIEFLIAGHETTSGLLSFAIYFLLNNPEAMAKAQAEVDSVFGGDTTQKPTYAQVNRLQYVMQVLKESLRLYPTAPAISMRAKEDTTIGGQYTIKKNNMVIMHALALHRDKGIWGENADQFNPDHFSREAERERPVNAFKPFGNGQRACIGRQFALQEAVLTLGMILQRFNLVDHTGYKLKIKEALTIKPENFKIKALLRDPASRPRGNAEAAAAPDAPVKPAVRKPQTARHGTSLLVLQGSNLGTAEDLARQLAEAGELRGFSTQLASLDDYAERLPASGAVAIVCASYNGVAPDNAAEFHRWLDKADDALNGVRFSVFGCGNTDWAATYQAVPRRIDERLEALGADRVHARGEGDAREDMDGAFQDWSDALWPALVKAFDIKNGADTPAEAEPLYTLEELPPPQKNALVDALGAVALRVIENRELQSAGANGEAGRSTRHVELTLPEGVNYVPGDHLSVVPRNSPAQVERAMARFGFDRSAHVRLQAVPGRKAALPVDQVIAVDRLLGDYVELQDVATRKQIATLAAYTECPFTKPKLVALSGSDEASQAAYKAEVLHKRKSLLELLEEHRACQVPFAVFLEMLSPLSPRYYSISSSPTMTPGRCSVTVGVVSAPAMSGNGTFEGVCSNFLARAEAGDTVHGVIRETTAEGFRLPDDANRPLIMVGPGTGLAPFRGFLQARAAQVERGEALGEAMLFFGCRHPEQDFIYAEELQAWSHRGLMKLHTAFSRAGDRKVYVQDLIREQGAAVWKLLEAGAVVYVCGDGSRMEPDVRRTLSDLAREHGQDSAAWMDRMIAEQRYVLDVWAGA, encoded by the coding sequence ATGGCAGGAAAGAACTCGCTCCATCCGATCCCCCATCCGGCGAAGAAACCCTTCGTCGGCAATCTGCTGTCCATCGGCTCCGACTCGCCGGTGCTCGACATGTGGAAGATCGCGCAGGACCTCGGCGGCATCTACTGGCTCGACATGCCGGGCATGCCGGTGATCGTGGTGTCGTCGCCCGCGCTGGTCGACGAGCTCTGCGAAGAGCCGCGTTTCGACAAGAGCACGCGCGGCGCACTGCGCCGGTTGCGGGCGGCGTCGCACGGCCTCTTCACCTCCGACACGCACGAAGAGACCTGGTCGAAGCCGCACAACATCCTCCTGGCCAACTTCAGCCAGCGCGCGATGCAGGCCTACCACCCGATGATGCTGGACATTGCAGGGCAGCTGGTCACCAAGTGGGAGCGCCTCAATTTCGACGAAGAGGTGGACGTGGTGCGCGACATGACCGCGCTCACGCTCGACACCATCGGCCTGTGCGGCTTCGGCTACCGCTTCAACTCGTTCTACCGCGAGGGCTTCCATCCTTTCGTCGATGCGATGGTTCGCACGCTGGAGACGGTGCAGAACCGGCGCGGCCTGCCGCTCGAGGAGCTGATGCTCAAGAAGGAGCTGGCGCAGCAGCGCAAGGACATCCGCTACATGCACAAGATGGTGGAAGACATCATCGAGGAGCGGCGCGCGAGCGGTGCCGACATCGCCACCAAGCCCGACCTGCTGAGCTACATGATCGCGGGCGTGGACAAGAAGAGCGGCGAGAAGCTCACCGACAAGATGATCCGCGACGAGTGCATCGAGTTCCTCATCGCGGGGCACGAGACCACCAGCGGCCTGCTGTCGTTCGCCATCTATTTCCTGCTGAACAACCCCGAGGCCATGGCCAAGGCGCAGGCCGAGGTCGACAGCGTGTTCGGCGGCGACACCACGCAAAAGCCCACCTACGCGCAGGTCAACCGGCTGCAGTACGTGATGCAGGTGCTGAAGGAATCGCTGCGCCTGTACCCGACCGCACCCGCGATCTCGATGCGTGCCAAGGAAGACACGACGATCGGCGGCCAGTACACGATCAAGAAGAACAACATGGTCATCATGCATGCGCTGGCGCTGCACCGTGACAAGGGCATCTGGGGCGAGAACGCCGACCAGTTCAACCCCGACCACTTCAGCCGCGAGGCCGAGCGCGAGCGGCCCGTGAATGCCTTCAAGCCCTTCGGCAACGGGCAGCGCGCCTGCATCGGCCGCCAGTTCGCATTGCAAGAGGCGGTGCTCACTCTGGGCATGATCCTGCAGCGCTTCAACCTGGTCGATCACACGGGCTACAAGCTCAAGATCAAGGAAGCGCTGACGATCAAGCCCGAGAACTTCAAGATCAAGGCGCTGCTGCGCGACCCGGCCTCGCGCCCGCGTGGCAACGCGGAGGCAGCGGCTGCGCCCGATGCGCCGGTCAAGCCCGCCGTGCGCAAGCCGCAGACCGCGCGCCACGGCACCTCGCTGCTGGTGCTGCAAGGCTCCAACCTCGGCACGGCCGAAGACCTGGCGCGCCAGCTGGCCGAGGCCGGCGAGCTGCGCGGCTTCTCGACCCAGCTCGCCTCGCTCGACGACTACGCCGAGCGGCTGCCGGCCAGCGGCGCGGTGGCGATCGTCTGCGCCTCGTACAACGGCGTGGCGCCCGACAACGCGGCGGAGTTTCATCGCTGGCTCGACAAGGCCGACGACGCGCTCAACGGCGTGCGCTTCAGCGTGTTCGGCTGCGGCAACACCGACTGGGCCGCCACCTACCAGGCCGTGCCGCGCCGCATCGACGAACGGCTTGAAGCCTTGGGCGCCGACCGCGTGCACGCACGCGGCGAAGGCGATGCGCGCGAGGACATGGACGGCGCCTTCCAGGACTGGAGCGACGCGCTGTGGCCCGCACTGGTGAAGGCCTTCGACATCAAGAACGGCGCCGACACGCCGGCCGAGGCCGAGCCGCTGTACACGCTCGAAGAGCTGCCACCGCCGCAGAAGAACGCACTGGTCGATGCGCTCGGCGCCGTGGCGCTGCGCGTGATCGAGAACCGCGAGTTGCAAAGCGCGGGTGCCAACGGCGAGGCCGGACGCTCCACGCGCCACGTCGAGCTGACGCTGCCCGAAGGCGTGAACTACGTGCCCGGCGACCACCTGAGCGTGGTGCCGCGCAACAGCCCCGCGCAGGTCGAGCGCGCGATGGCGCGCTTCGGCTTCGACCGCTCGGCGCACGTGCGGCTGCAGGCCGTGCCGGGTCGCAAGGCGGCGCTGCCGGTGGACCAGGTCATCGCGGTCGATCGTCTGCTCGGCGACTACGTCGAGCTGCAGGACGTGGCCACGCGCAAGCAGATCGCCACGCTCGCGGCGTACACCGAGTGCCCCTTCACCAAGCCGAAGCTCGTCGCGCTGTCAGGCAGCGACGAGGCCTCGCAGGCCGCGTACAAGGCCGAGGTGCTGCACAAGCGCAAGTCGCTGCTGGAACTGCTCGAAGAACACCGCGCCTGCCAGGTGCCGTTCGCGGTGTTCCTGGAAATGCTGTCGCCGCTGTCGCCGCGCTACTACTCGATCTCGTCCTCGCCGACGATGACGCCGGGGCGCTGCAGCGTGACGGTGGGCGTGGTGAGCGCACCCGCGATGTCGGGCAACGGCACCTTCGAGGGCGTGTGCTCCAACTTCCTGGCGCGCGCCGAAGCCGGCGACACCGTGCACGGCGTGATCCGCGAGACCACGGCCGAAGGCTTCCGGCTGCCGGACGATGCCAACCGGCCGCTCATCATGGTCGGCCCGGGCACCGGCCTGGCGCCGTTCCGCGGCTTCCTGCAGGCGCGCGCGGCGCAGGTCGAGCGCGGCGAGGCACTGGGCGAAGCGATGCTGTTCTTCGGCTGCCGCCACCCCGAGCAGGACTTCATCTATGCCGAGGAGCTGCAGGCCTGGTCGCACCGCGGCCTGATGAAACTGCACACGGCCTTCTCGCGCGCCGGCGACCGCAAGGTCTACGTGCAGGACCTGATCCGCGAACAGGGCGCGGCCGTGTGGAAGCTGCTCGAAGCCGGTGCCGTGGTGTACGTGTGCGGCGACGGCTCGCGCATGGAGCCCGACGTGCGCCGCACGCTCAGCGACCTCGCGCGCGAGCACGGGCAGGACAGCGCGGCATGGATGGACCGGATGATTGCCGAGCAGCGCTATGTGCTCGACGTGTGGGCCGGGGCCTGA
- a CDS encoding AMP-binding protein: METTPATPARLKELPPRVQQPLHAYLRDHARTRGDAAACVWYGQALSWAELDRASDAFAARLQALGVAKGEPVVLFLNNCPQYLVAHFGIQKIGAIVCPSGPLNKEHELAYQVNDLKARVIVAAAPLLPVVRKVQAESALAHVFVVHYADLLPAEPTLDLPAELAAERTAERSVPEGCEDFLAVMRSGATPQPVAIDMDDIALMTYTSGTTGLPKGAMLSYGNALFKTRAAADCNGVGPDDVLLSIAPLYHIAGMLMGVNVPVLSGAASVLLHRFDPRTVLQAIDRYNVSWWYSIAPMNVACMQVPDIARFDLASLKMNPVTSFGIAFTEPLAAQWRSHANHCSSFEAAYGLSETHTCDTYTPHEAPRWGTQGVPVPGVTIRIIDTDTQADMPTGEVGEIVLTSAGSFKGYWNKPEATAATLRNGWVHTGDMGKLDADGYLTFIGRFKEMIKVSGYSVFPEEVETILIKHPAVAQAAVIAQPDPEKGEVVKAFIVRKPGAALEADALVAWARENMASYKAPRAVSFIDALPTTGAGKVLRRLLKDKT, encoded by the coding sequence ATGGAGACAACGCCCGCCACCCCCGCACGTCTGAAAGAGCTGCCGCCGCGCGTGCAGCAGCCGCTGCACGCCTACCTGCGCGACCACGCACGCACGCGCGGCGACGCCGCCGCCTGCGTCTGGTACGGCCAGGCCCTGAGCTGGGCCGAGCTCGACCGCGCGAGCGACGCCTTCGCCGCGCGCCTGCAGGCCCTGGGCGTGGCCAAGGGCGAGCCCGTGGTGCTGTTCCTCAACAACTGCCCGCAGTACCTGGTGGCGCACTTCGGCATCCAGAAGATCGGCGCCATCGTCTGCCCGAGCGGGCCGCTCAACAAGGAGCACGAGCTGGCCTACCAGGTCAACGACCTGAAGGCGCGCGTGATCGTCGCGGCCGCACCGCTCCTGCCGGTGGTGCGCAAGGTGCAGGCCGAGAGCGCGCTCGCGCATGTGTTCGTGGTGCACTACGCCGACCTGCTGCCCGCCGAGCCCACGCTCGACCTGCCCGCCGAACTCGCCGCGGAGCGCACGGCCGAACGCAGCGTGCCCGAAGGCTGCGAAGACTTTCTCGCCGTGATGCGCAGCGGCGCCACGCCGCAGCCCGTCGCCATCGACATGGACGACATCGCGCTCATGACCTACACCTCGGGCACCACCGGCCTGCCCAAGGGCGCGATGCTCAGCTACGGCAACGCGCTCTTCAAGACGCGCGCCGCGGCCGACTGCAACGGCGTGGGGCCGGACGACGTGCTGCTGTCGATCGCACCGCTGTATCACATCGCCGGCATGCTGATGGGCGTCAACGTGCCCGTGCTCAGCGGCGCCGCCTCGGTGCTGCTGCACCGCTTCGACCCGCGCACCGTGCTGCAAGCCATCGACCGCTACAACGTCAGCTGGTGGTACAGCATCGCGCCGATGAACGTGGCCTGCATGCAGGTGCCCGACATCGCCCGCTTCGACCTGGCTAGCCTGAAGATGAACCCCGTGACCAGCTTCGGCATCGCCTTCACCGAACCGCTGGCCGCGCAGTGGCGCTCGCACGCGAACCACTGCAGCTCGTTCGAGGCCGCCTACGGCCTGAGCGAAACCCACACCTGCGACACCTACACGCCGCACGAAGCGCCGCGCTGGGGCACACAGGGCGTACCGGTGCCGGGCGTGACCATCCGCATCATCGACACCGACACCCAGGCCGACATGCCCACGGGCGAAGTCGGCGAAATCGTGCTCACCAGCGCCGGCTCGTTCAAGGGCTACTGGAACAAACCCGAGGCCACGGCCGCCACCTTGCGCAACGGCTGGGTGCACACGGGCGACATGGGCAAGCTCGACGCCGACGGCTACCTCACCTTCATCGGCCGCTTCAAGGAAATGATCAAGGTCTCGGGCTACAGCGTGTTCCCCGAAGAGGTCGAGACCATCCTCATCAAGCACCCGGCGGTGGCGCAGGCGGCCGTCATTGCGCAGCCCGATCCCGAGAAGGGCGAGGTCGTGAAGGCCTTCATCGTGCGCAAGCCCGGCGCCGCGCTCGAGGCCGATGCGCTCGTGGCCTGGGCGCGCGAGAACATGGCGAGCTACAAGGCGCCGCGCGCCGTGAGCTTCATCGACGCATTGCCGACCACCGGCGCGGGCAAGGTGCTGCGCCGCCTGCTCAAAGACAAGACCTGA
- a CDS encoding esterase/lipase family protein, with the protein MTTATHEPIAPPSRLLLLAEARALWETGAGLAMWPLLQLAPRGDGHPVLVLPGLVASDVSTLLLRRYLCSRGYDAHGWGQGRNLGPRAGVEDGMVDLLKTLADKSGQKVSVIGWSLGGVYARLLASAQKDLIRNVITLGSPFSGSPRATNAWRVYEGVSGQSSHDPRRMKFVEPTPPVPTTSIFSRTDGVVAWRCSLEKTGPQSENIEVVASHLGLGAHPAVLYAVADRLAQPEGEWKPFNRGMLGPLVYPDPDRTA; encoded by the coding sequence ATGACCACCGCCACCCACGAACCCATCGCCCCGCCGTCGCGCCTGCTCTTGCTGGCCGAAGCGCGCGCCCTCTGGGAAACCGGCGCCGGCCTCGCCATGTGGCCCTTGCTGCAGCTCGCGCCACGCGGCGACGGGCACCCCGTGCTCGTGCTGCCGGGCCTAGTGGCCAGCGACGTGTCCACGCTGCTGCTGCGCCGCTACCTGTGCAGCCGCGGCTACGACGCCCATGGCTGGGGCCAGGGCCGCAACCTGGGCCCGCGCGCCGGCGTCGAAGACGGCATGGTCGACCTGCTCAAGACCCTGGCCGACAAGAGCGGCCAGAAGGTCAGCGTGATCGGCTGGAGCCTGGGCGGCGTCTACGCGCGGCTGCTGGCCTCGGCGCAGAAGGACCTCATCCGCAACGTGATCACGCTGGGCAGCCCGTTCTCGGGCAGCCCGCGCGCCACCAACGCCTGGCGCGTGTACGAAGGCGTGAGCGGCCAGAGCTCGCACGACCCGCGCCGCATGAAGTTCGTCGAACCCACGCCGCCCGTGCCCACGACCTCGATCTTCAGCCGCACCGACGGCGTCGTCGCGTGGCGCTGCAGCCTCGAGAAGACCGGCCCGCAGTCCGAGAACATCGAGGTGGTGGCAAGCCACCTGGGGCTCGGCGCGCACCCGGCCGTGCTCTATGCGGTGGCCGACCGGCTGGCGCAACCCGAGGGCGAGTGGAAGCCGTTCAACCGCGGCATGCTCGGGCCGCTGGTGTACCCGGACCCGGATCGCACCGCCTGA
- a CDS encoding TetR/AcrR family transcriptional regulator, translating into MGITSATPNKPSATHAAQPHLPQGTGRQRAATQGTDLQRERILQAAAQLFAAQGYANTTMAQIVRDLGVTKPFVYYYFRDKQEIFETLSWRPAVDCFTALDFAATDPRRASEKVMEGIEGLIRATIAHHPVAFFAYREPQVYRPEYLEAQKKLAHHFYDLLCPLLEEARRDGDLDFDETKITALAACSLPGFLYSWYRPGGRLSPDEVVAQLTKLASRVIGLRAKH; encoded by the coding sequence ATGGGTATAACTTCCGCGACACCGAACAAACCCTCTGCCACGCACGCGGCACAACCGCACCTGCCGCAGGGCACGGGCCGCCAGCGCGCGGCCACGCAGGGCACCGACCTGCAGCGCGAGCGCATCCTGCAGGCGGCGGCGCAGCTCTTTGCCGCGCAGGGCTATGCCAACACGACCATGGCGCAGATCGTGCGCGATCTGGGCGTGACCAAGCCCTTCGTGTACTACTACTTCCGCGACAAGCAGGAGATTTTCGAGACGCTGTCGTGGCGCCCCGCGGTCGACTGCTTCACCGCGCTCGACTTCGCCGCCACCGACCCGCGCCGCGCGAGCGAGAAGGTGATGGAAGGCATCGAGGGGCTGATCCGCGCCACCATCGCGCACCACCCGGTGGCCTTCTTCGCGTACCGCGAGCCGCAGGTGTACCGCCCCGAATACCTCGAAGCACAGAAGAAGCTCGCGCACCACTTCTACGACCTGCTGTGCCCGCTGCTCGAAGAAGCCCGGCGCGACGGCGACCTCGACTTCGACGAAACCAAGATCACCGCGCTCGCAGCCTGCAGCCTGCCGGGCTTTCTCTACAGCTGGTACCGCCCGGGCGGGCGCCTGTCGCCCGACGAGGTGGTGGCGCAGCTCACGAAGCTGGCCAGCCGCGTGATCGGGCTGCGCGCGAAGCACTGA
- a CDS encoding branched-chain amino acid ABC transporter substrate-binding protein codes for MKLTHAPLARIALASLFAIAGTAVQAQQPTYKIAYIDPLSGPFANVGELMLMHTQYAIEDINAKGGVLGGMKLQLLQFDSKLSAQESQSALQAAIDQGAKAIVTGGSGSSVVTALVLAVARWNQRNPGKELIVLNHSSIDPEMTGKGCSFWHFQTEANTAMKMKALANYIKKTPDVKKVYLLNQDYAHGKQWASYGRQLVGLARPDIQFVGETLHPIGRVKDFAPYIANIKQSGADSVITGNWGQDMTLLLKAAGDAGYNLRYFNHSAGSVPGTVTAVSQAKTGQLTWVAEWHPGQADTPKVDALAKAYKAKTGKDFLAPRIDLTPRLLAAAIAKAGSADTVKVARALEDLSFDSVVGPVRMRGEDHQLLLPQVVNTIAPVDGKTVKTGWEGTNYGFRTDAVYTGNELAQGTDCKMVRP; via the coding sequence ATGAAGCTCACGCATGCGCCCCTGGCGCGGATCGCCCTTGCCTCCCTGTTTGCCATCGCCGGCACCGCGGTACAGGCGCAGCAGCCGACCTACAAGATCGCTTACATCGATCCGTTGTCGGGGCCGTTTGCCAACGTGGGCGAGCTGATGCTGATGCACACGCAGTACGCCATCGAGGACATCAACGCCAAGGGCGGCGTGCTCGGCGGCATGAAGCTGCAGCTGCTGCAGTTCGACAGCAAGCTCTCGGCGCAGGAAAGCCAGAGCGCGCTGCAGGCGGCCATTGACCAGGGCGCGAAAGCGATCGTCACGGGCGGCTCGGGCTCGTCGGTGGTGACAGCGCTGGTGCTGGCCGTGGCGCGCTGGAACCAGCGCAACCCGGGCAAGGAACTGATCGTGCTGAACCACTCGTCGATCGACCCCGAGATGACCGGCAAGGGCTGCAGCTTCTGGCACTTCCAGACCGAGGCCAACACGGCGATGAAGATGAAGGCGCTGGCCAACTACATCAAGAAGACGCCGGACGTGAAGAAGGTCTACCTGCTCAACCAGGACTACGCCCACGGCAAGCAGTGGGCGAGCTACGGCCGCCAGCTGGTGGGCCTGGCGCGCCCCGACATCCAGTTCGTCGGCGAGACGCTGCACCCCATCGGCCGCGTGAAAGACTTCGCGCCCTACATCGCGAACATCAAGCAAAGCGGCGCCGACTCGGTCATCACCGGCAACTGGGGCCAGGACATGACGCTGCTGCTGAAGGCCGCGGGCGACGCGGGCTACAACCTGCGCTACTTCAACCACAGCGCGGGCTCGGTGCCCGGCACGGTCACCGCCGTGTCGCAGGCCAAGACGGGGCAACTGACCTGGGTGGCCGAATGGCACCCGGGCCAGGCCGACACGCCGAAGGTCGATGCGCTCGCCAAGGCCTACAAGGCCAAGACCGGCAAGGACTTCCTCGCGCCGCGCATCGACCTCACGCCGCGCCTGCTGGCCGCGGCCATCGCCAAGGCCGGCAGCGCCGACACGGTGAAGGTGGCACGCGCCCTCGAAGACCTGAGCTTCGACTCGGTGGTGGGCCCGGTGCGCATGCGCGGCGAAGACCACCAGCTGCTGCTTCCGCAGGTGGTGAACACCATCGCGCCGGTGGATGGCAAGACCGTGAAGACGGGCTGGGAAGGCACCAACTACGGCTTCCGCACCGATGCGGTCTATACCGGGAACGAGCTGGCGCAAGGGACCGACTGCAAGATGGTCCGGCCCTGA
- a CDS encoding phasin family protein, with protein sequence MATRPDDTAKLKKRAAPAKKAPAAKKKAAPRKAAPAAKTPPADTAAAGTNKAEALLRAGLKALDNVRNDVAKRQANVIEGLLGIGQGKADAVGAKAALTRGFPSLDTFGIRKFEDVFDQRVATALQRLGMPSADEVQALRDEVTQLRERLAKLEKPSSSGSSSGKR encoded by the coding sequence ATGGCGACCCGTCCCGATGACACTGCAAAGTTGAAGAAGAGGGCGGCGCCTGCGAAGAAGGCTCCGGCGGCCAAGAAGAAAGCCGCGCCCCGCAAGGCGGCGCCGGCTGCGAAAACACCGCCTGCAGACACTGCTGCTGCGGGCACCAACAAGGCCGAAGCGCTGCTGCGCGCCGGCCTCAAGGCGCTGGACAACGTGCGCAACGACGTCGCCAAGCGCCAGGCCAACGTGATCGAAGGCCTGCTCGGCATCGGGCAGGGCAAGGCCGACGCGGTGGGAGCGAAAGCGGCGCTGACGCGCGGCTTCCCCAGCCTCGACACCTTCGGCATTCGCAAGTTCGAGGACGTGTTCGACCAGCGTGTCGCCACCGCCCTGCAACGCCTGGGCATGCCCAGCGCCGACGAGGTGCAGGCGCTGCGCGACGAGGTGACGCAGTTGCGCGAACGCCTCGCGAAACTCGAGAAACCGTCCAGTTCAGGCAGCTCCAGCGGCAAGCGCTGA
- a CDS encoding TetR/AcrR family transcriptional regulator, with translation MASSNTTRDRILQTSLALFNAEGLPAVSTHKIAAELGMSPGNLHYHFKAKQLIVEWLFRRFEQRLEVLNGSSASIAAIDDLWLALHLRFEAIDEYRFIYRDMAFLASEYPALGQRAQAMTAQNLLAAQTLCEGLVASGVIETSAEQARILALQMVFTTTCWLSFERLVPGRDALAQADPGLAAFYTLTLVSPYVSSESRAYLDYLRGKYLG, from the coding sequence GTGGCCAGCTCCAACACCACGCGCGATCGCATCCTGCAGACCAGCCTCGCGCTGTTCAACGCGGAAGGTCTTCCGGCCGTGTCCACGCACAAGATCGCGGCCGAGCTCGGCATGAGCCCGGGCAACCTGCACTACCACTTCAAGGCCAAGCAGCTCATCGTCGAATGGCTGTTCCGGCGCTTCGAGCAGCGGCTCGAAGTGCTCAACGGCTCGTCGGCTTCCATTGCCGCCATCGACGACCTGTGGCTCGCATTGCACCTGCGCTTCGAGGCCATCGACGAATACCGCTTCATCTACCGCGACATGGCCTTCCTGGCCAGCGAGTACCCGGCCCTGGGACAGCGCGCCCAGGCCATGACCGCGCAGAACCTGCTGGCGGCCCAGACGCTGTGCGAAGGGCTGGTGGCGTCGGGCGTGATCGAGACCAGCGCCGAGCAGGCGCGCATCCTCGCGCTGCAGATGGTCTTCACCACCACCTGCTGGCTCTCGTTCGAACGGCTGGTGCCCGGACGCGACGCCCTGGCGCAAGCCGACCCCGGGTTGGCGGCTTTCTACACACTCACGCTGGTTTCTCCGTATGTTTCCAGCGAATCGAGGGCTTATCTTGATTACCTGAGGGGCAAATACCTCGGATAA